One window from the genome of Gadus macrocephalus chromosome 7, ASM3116895v1 encodes:
- the LOC132461700 gene encoding 14-3-3 protein epsilon-like has product MADRENAVYQAKLAEQAERYDEMVKSMKNVAGMDVELTVEERNLLSVAYKNVIGARRASWRIISSLEQKEESKEGEGIIKMIQEYRQLVETELKTICKDILDVLDKHLIPSANTGESKVFYYKMKGDYHRYLAEFATGNDRKEAAENSLAAYKAANDIAAEGLPPTHPIRLGLALNFSVFYYEILNSPDRACKLAKTAFDDAIAELDTLSEESYKDSTLIMQLLRDNLTLWTSDMQADGEEQNKETVQDAEEEAAQ; this is encoded by the exons ATGGCAGACCGGGAAAACGCAGTATATCAGGCTAAATTGGCCGAGCAAGCAGAAAGATACGACG AAATGGTGAAGTCCATGAAGAACGTGGCTGGCATGGACGTGGAGCTgacggtggaggagaggaacCTGCTGTCGGTGGCCTACAAGAACGTGATCGGTGCCCGTCGAGCCTCCTGGAGGATCATCAGCAGCCTGGAACAGAAGGAGGAGAGCAAGGAGGGCGAGGGCATCATCAAGATGATCCAGGAATACAGGCAATTG GTGGAGACGGAGCTGAAGACTATCTGCAAGGACATCCTGGATGTCCTGGACAAGCACCTCATTCCATCAGCCAACACGGGAGAGTCCAAAGTCTTTTACTATAAAAT GAAGGGGGACTACCACAGGTACCTGGCTGAGTTCGCCACGGGCAACGACCGGAAGGAGGCGGCCGAGAACAGCTTGGCGGCCTACAAGGCTGCCAATGACATCGCTGCAGAAGGCCTGCCACCCACACACCCGATCCGCCTCGGTCTGGCGCTCAACTTCTCAGTTTTCTACTACGAGATCCTTAACTCGCCTGACCGCGCCTGCAA GCTGGCAAAGACAGCGTTTGACGACGCCATTGCGGAGCTGGACACACTGAGTGAGGAGAGCTACAAGGACTCCACGCTCATCATGCAGCTGCTGCGCGACAACCTGACACTATGGACCTCAGACATGCAGGCAGACG
- the LOC132461698 gene encoding adapter molecule crk-like has protein sequence MAGNFDAEDRASWYWGRLSRQEAVSLLQGQRHGVFLVRDSITSPGDYVLSVSENSKVSHYIINSISNNRQSGPGLIPPRFRIGDQEFEALPALLEFYKIHYLDTTTLIEPVSRSKHASFISTSSAPGPLQPDEVEFVRALFDFPGNDDEDLPFRKGDVLRVLEKPEDQWWNASNQEGRSGMIPVPYVEKFRPASPGAAGGPQAGGACGGGAGAGAPDAPGPPLEAPGQYAQPVVSNAQLPNLQNGPVFARAIQKRVPNAYDKTALALEVGDRVEVTKINVNGQWEGECKGKRGHFPFTHVRLLVPQQPEDES, from the exons ATGGCCGGTAATTTTGACGCTGAAGACCGTGCTAGCTGGTACTGGGGGAGGTTAAGTCGTCAAGAAGCGGTTTCCCTTCTGCAGGGACAGAGACATGGCGTGTTCCTGGTCAGGGACTCGATCACCAGCCCCGGCGACTACGTGCTGTCTGTCTCGGAGAACTCCAAAGTGTCTCATTATATCATCAATAGCATCAGTAACAACCGGCAATCGGGACCAG GTCTCATACCCCCTCGGTTTCGCATCGGGGACCAGGAGTTTGAGGCGCTGCCAGCCCTGCTGGAGTTCTACAAGATCCACTACCTGGACACCACCACGCTCATAGAGCCCGTGAGTAGGTCCAAGCACGCCAGCTTCATCAGCACCTCCAGTGCCCCTGGGCCCTTACAGCCGGACGAGGTGGAGTTCGTCCGGGCGCTCTTCGACTTCCCCGGCAACGACGACGAGGACCTCCCGTTCCGCAAGGGCGACGTGCTGCGCGTGCTGGAGAAGCCCGAGGACCAGTGGTGGAACGCCTCCAACCAGGAGGGCCGCAGCGGCATGATCCCCGTGCCCTATGTGGAGAAGTTCCGCCCGGCCTCGCCCGGCGCGGCCGGAGGGCCTCAGGCCGGCGGGGCCTgcggcgggggggccggcgCCGGGGCCCCGGACGCACCAGGGCCGCCGTTGGAGGCGCCCGGCCAGTACGCACAGCCAGTGGTCAGCAACGCCCAGCTGCCCAACCTGCAGAACGGGCCCGTCTTCGCCCGGGCCATCCAGAAGAGGGTGCCGAACGCGTATGACAAGACAGCGCTCGCTTTGGAG GTGGGCGACAGAGTTGAGGTGACCAAGATTAACGTGAACGGCCAGTGGGAGGGCGAGTGCAAGGGCAAGCGTGGCCACTTCCCCTTCACACACGTGCGCTTGTTGGTACCGCAGCAACCGGAAGACGAGAGCTGA